One window from the genome of Cucumis melo cultivar AY chromosome 10, USDA_Cmelo_AY_1.0, whole genome shotgun sequence encodes:
- the LOC103489299 gene encoding probable leucine-rich repeat receptor-like protein kinase At1g68400, giving the protein MAASTWLSHFALSVSILYFTCVYASSNLDLDALMAFKAASDEGNKLTTWNSTSNPCAWDGVSCLRDRVSRLVLENLDLTGSIGPLTALTQLRVLSLKRNRLSGPIPDLSNFKALKLVFLSYNAFSGNLPGSLLSLVRLYRLDLSHNNLTGEIPASVNRLTHLLTLRLEDNGFSGPILELNLPNLQDFNISKNRLSGEIPKSLSAFPESSFGQNMGLCGSPLQSCKSIVSNPTEPGSEGAIASPITPPRNLTVSSSPTSLPDVTAETKPENTHHHGAGKIGSLALIAIILGDVVVLALVSLLLYCYFWKNSADKAREGKGSSKLLESEKIVYSSSPYPAQTGTERGRMVFFEGVKKFELEDLLRASAEMLGKGGFGTSYKAILDDGNVVAVKRLKDAQVGGKREFEQHMEVLGRLRHANIVSLRAYYFAREEKLLVYDYMPNGSLFWLLHGNRGPGRTPLDWTTRLRIAAGAARGLAFIHNSCKSLKLAHGNVKSTNVLLDQSGNARVSDFGLSLFTPPSTPRTNGYRAPECGDDRKLTQKSDVYSFGVLLLELLTGKCPSVVENGGPGGGGYGSVLDLPRWVQSVVREEWTAEVFDLELMRYKDIEEEMVGLLQIALACTSASPDQRPKMSHVVKMIDELRGVEVSPFHDGSDSVTESPSVSEGTCGGGGSQ; this is encoded by the exons ATGGCGGCTTCCACTTGGCTGTCGCATTTTGCTCTTTCTGTATCTATCCTCTACTTTACATGTGTTTATGCCTCTTCGAACCTAGATTTAGACGCTTTAATGGCGTTCAAAGCAGCTTCTGATGAAGGGAATAAGCTAACCACATGGAACTCTACTTCTAACCCATGTGCTTGGGATGGTGTTTCGTGCCTCAGAGACAGGGTCTCGAGGTTGGTTCTTGAGAATCTTGATCTTACAGGCTCTATTGGACCTCTTACTGCTTTGACTCAGTTACGAGTTCTGAGTCTCAAGCGGAACCGTCTCTCTGGTCCCATTCCCGATCTCTCCAACTTCAAAGCTCTCAAACTTGTATTTCTTTCGTACAATGCATTTTCCGGTAACCTCCCGGGTTCTCTTCTGTCCCTCGTCCGGCTTTACCGTCTCGATCTCTCTCACAATAACCTGACCGGAGAGATACCGGCTTCTGTTAACCGTCTGACTCATCTTCTCACTCTCCGGCTGGAAGATAACGGGTTTTCTGGTCCCATTTTGGAACTGAACCTTCCGAATCTTCAGGACTTCAATATTTCGAAGAATCGTCTCTCCGGCGAAATCCCCAAATCGTTGTCGGCATTTCCTGAGTCTTCTTTCGGACAGAACATGGGTTTGTGTGGATCTCCTCTTCAGAGTTGCAAGAGCATTGTCAGTAACCCGACGGAACCCGGATCCGAAGGGGCAATTGCTTCACCCATTACACCGCCGCGGAACCTCACGGTTTCATCTTCTCCGACTTCCCTTCCCGACGTTACAGCCGAAACAAAGCCGGAAAATACCCACCACCATGGCGCGGGAAAGATAGGTTCTCTAGCTCTAATCGCTATAATTCTTGGCGACGTTGTGGTGTTAGCGTTGGTCTCGCTTCTTCTATACTGCTATTTCTGGAAAAACTCTGCTGATAAAGCCAGAGAAGGGAAGGGCTCGTCGAAGCTTCTTGAGAGCGAGAAGATTGTTTACTCTTCTAGTCCATATCCAGCTCAGACAGGAACTGAGAGAGGCCGAATGGTGTTCTTCGAGGGAGTCAAGAAGTTCGAGCTCGAAGATTTGCTTCGAGCCTCTGCGGAAATGCTTGGAAAAGGTGGGTTCGGAACTTCGTACAAGGCGATTTTGGACGACGGCAATGTGGTGGCGGTGAAACGGCTGAAAGATGCGCAGGTTGGAGGGAAACGAGAGTTCGAGCAGCACATGGAAGTACTGGGAAGGTTAAGACATGCAAATATCGTAAGCTTGAGAGCTTACTATTTTGCTAGAGAGGAGAAGTTATTGGTATATGATTACATGCCCAATGGCAGCTTGTTCTGGCTTCTTCATG GAAACAGAGGCCCTGGACGAACGCCGTTGGATTGGACAACGAGGTTGAGGATCGCCGCTGGAGCAGCTAGAGGATTGGCTTTTATTCACAATTCCTGCAAGTCCCTCAAGCTCGCACATGGCAATGTTAAATCCACCAACGTTCTTTTGGACCAATCCGGAAATGCTCGAGTCTCTGATTTCGGATTGTCCCTTTTCACTCCCCCTTCCACTCCCAGAACCAACGGCTACCGTGCTCCGGAATGCGGTGATGACCGAAAGCTGACACAGAAATCCGACGTGTACTCATTTGGGGTTCTTCTCCTTGAGTTGCTGACAGGAAAGTGCCCCTCTGTCGTGGAGAACGGCGGGCCAGGAGGCGGTGGATACGGCAGCGTGTTGGATTTGCCACGGTGGGTTCAGTCAGTGGTGCGAGAGGAATGGACAGCGGAGGTTTTTGATTTGGAGCTGATGAGATACAAAGACATCGAAGAGGAAATGGTGGGGCTTCTGCAGATTGCCTTGGCTTGCACATCGGCTTCGCCAGATCAACGGCCAAAGATGAGCCACGTGGTGAAGATGATCGACGAGCTCCGTGGGGTAGAGGTGTCGCCGTTCCATGACGGGTCTGACTCAGTGACGGAATCGCCGTCGGTGTCGGAGGGAACATGCGGCGGAGGAGGCAGTCAGTAA